In Methanoregula sp. UBA64, the genomic window GCCGCTGACGGTGCCGGCAGTACTTCCCGCGGAGGGACCGGCGCCGAGATTGCATGCGAGACCCTGTATGCCCGCATTCTCGATGCCATACGCGGGGGGGAGAACCTCCCGCGGGATCCGGAGACCGGCACCGTAGCGGTATGGATTACTTCCTGCAGGGACGCGATTGCCCGCCGGGCGGTATCCGACGGCCTGCCCCTCCGGGAATATGCCTGCACCCTTATCGGGGTTGTGGCGACCGAAGGCTACCTGCTCTGTTTCCAGGTGGGCGACGGGTGCATTGTCATGGGCGACGGCACCGGGTACCGCACGGTCTTCTGGCCGGAACAGGGAGAGTACGCGAACACGACGTTCTTTATTACGGACGATGCATTTGCCGGGCACATCAGGACGGAATACGGCACAACCTGCCCTGCGGAAATAGCCCTCTTTACCGACGGTCTTCAGAACCTCGTGCTCTCGTTCTCGACACGGACCGTCCACGAGGGTTTTTTTAAGCCGCTCTTTGCCGCGCTCAGGAAAAATCCCGAGAACGGGTTTGTCGATCTCTCCGGGCACCTTCGGGCCCTCCTTTCAAGCGATGACGTGAATGCACGCAGCGACGACGACAAGACCCTCGTCCTTGCGGTAAATCCCTCCCCGGCCTGACGTATCATGAGCCAGATAACTCCCCACAACCTCTTCGACAGCCGGGGTAACCCGGTGGTCCTCGGGAAAAAGATCGGGAGCGGAGGAGAGGGCGACGTGTTCGAGATCGCGCCCCACCGGATGGATGTCCTTGCAAAGATCTACCACAAGCCCCTTACCGGGGAACGGCAGGAAAAGCTCCGGCTGATGGTAAGCGGCTGCAATGACGACCTCAAGGAGTTCTCCGCATGGCCGCTCGACCTTATCCATGCCGGGAAGAACGGGCATGTGTGCGGGTTTGTAATGCCGCGGATCACCGAGTGCGAACCGATCCACAAGGTATACGGCCCCTCCCACCGGAAAGAGGCGTTCCCGAACGCTGACTGGAAGTTCCTTGTCCGCACCGCAAAGAACCTCGCTGCTGCGTTCTATATCATCCACAAGTACGGGTACGTGGTGGGAGACGTCAACGAGGGGAATATTCTTGTCACGAAAAAGGCCTGCGTGCGCCTGATCGACTGCGACTCCTTCCAGGTACAGACCCGCGACAAAGTCTACCACTGCGAAGTCGGCGTCCCCCAGTTCACCCCTCCCGAACTCCAGAAGTCCAAGGACTTCAAGATGCTGCGCACGCAGAACCACGACAACTTCGGGCTTGCGATCCTGATCTTCCTCCTCCTGTTTATGGGGAGGCACCCCTTCTCGGGAGTATACAAGGGCAAGGACGATATGCCGATCGAGCGGGCGATCGCAGAGTACCGGTTCGCCTTTGGGAGGAGCGCGGCCCTCAAGGCCATGTCCCCGCCCCCGAATGCCGTGGGGCTCTCCATTGTCCCGGGCGAAGTAGCAACCCTCTTTGAGCAGGCCTTTACGGAATCGTCGCTCCAGTCATGGGGCCGCCCGACCGCAAACGACTGGTGGAATGTTCTGGATGCGCTCGAAAAGCGGCTGAAGAAATGCAATGCGGAGTCGATGCATGCCTATTACTCCGGCCTTGCCTCCTGCCCGTGGTGCGCCCTGGAAAACAGCACCGGGATCCTGCTCTTCTTGAGTTCGGACTCCATCTCGCGGATCGATGTCGGGACCGAGTGGCAGAAAGTCCCTGCGGTTAAACCGCCAGGCCCCATCCCGGTGATCTCCCCAAAGAATTACCGCTGCGCGCCCGCCCCGCTCTCCCCGGCGATTGCCCGTATGGCCGGGCTCCGTAAATTCGGCCAGGTACTTGCGATTGTCTTTGCTGCAGTAAGCGCTCTCCTCCTGCTTCTCTGGTCGGAGGGGGATATACTCAGGATTCTCGCAAGTATTGTCCCTGCTCTTGCCGGTGTACTGATCCTTTTCCTCCCGGGGAAGGATACGGCTGAAAAGAAACGGCGGAAAAAGGCGTTCGAGGACGCGAAATACAGCTGGAAACTCTGGGAGAAGAAATGGATCGCGGAGGCCGGCGATGCCGGGTTTACTGTTCAGGTCACTGCGCTCAATGCCCTCCGGGCAAAGTACGAGGCAATAGAGCGGGATTACCAGAACGCGCTCGTAGAACTCCAGCACACCACCAAAGAGCGCCAGCAGAAAAAATTCCTTGAAAACTGCTATATCGAGAACTGTACCTCGCCCCGGCTCGGCGATAACCGCAAGGCAGCGCTCCGGTCATTCGGGATCGAGACCGCGGCGGATATCGATATGCATACGATCATGAGTATCCCGGGCTTCGATGCCGCGATTGCAAACGAACTGGCGGCCTGGAGGGCCGGCCAGGAACGGCTGTTTGTCTACGACGATAAAAAAGGCGTGTCGCCCTCCGATATCCAGAACCTGATCCATACCTTCCAGCCACGGATCCGCCCGGTTGAGCGCGAATTCCTGATGGGAATTGAGAACCTGCATGCCGTCCAGCAGAAGATCCTCCGGAACCGCGCCAAGTTCCAGCCGGTGATCGAGAAGAGCGCCCGCGACCTTGCCCAGGCGGAAGCAAACTTCTCGGTCTTTACCCTTACTGGGAAAGGGATCTGATGCGGCCGGCGATCCTGAAACCCCTGCTCACTACCCTGGAACGGGGATCCCGGATTCGTGAGGGATACTGATAAAATACCGGTGGATCAATAAGTACGACTCATGAAATATACTCCACGGCACATCAAGAAATTCCTTGACGAGGGAAAGATCGATGCCGATCTCTGGAAGATCCATTTCCCCGGCCTCCTCCCCTCCCATGTCCCGGAATGCAGCGAATGCGAGGACAAGAAGAACAACCTCTGCCAGGGGGGCAAGAACCCGGTCGACTGTTTCCTCGGGGTCCATGCAGAAGAAGTAAAAAAGGAGCATGACGGTGAGGACGACCCGAAGTCCAGAAAAGAGAAGAGCCGTAAGTTTTTCCCGGATGCCAAGGGAAAGCGGGCGAAGGTTCCCGCCGGGGCAAATATAACGTTCGACCAGTCCAAGATGTGACCCGCTCCCCTTTTATCTCTTCTTTTTTCCCGCCGGATCCCTGTACCTTGTATGGGGCATACGCCCTGACTATTTGGTTTTCATTATCGAGCCTATATTTTATTCATTTAATAGTTCAAATCGTGAAAATCCTGTGAATTTCGTTCCGATCAAAATAGAAAATATTATATATGAATGCGTGTCACTGTTGGCTATACCTACAAAAAGGAGGTGACGGAATGTTCGATTGGACCTGGCTCCTTAATCTGGTAATTGCAATCCTTCAGACAGTCGTTCAGCACCTGCCGTATGTATAAGCGGCTGATTATTCACCCCCTTCAGCGGAAGGGATAATCTTCCCCGATTTTTCGTCTGGAAAAAAAGCTGGTTTTCCTCCCCGGTCCGGGCGGGAGATCGATGAGAATACCACTTCTCACTCGTTGAATTTTTTATACAGCCCGTTTGCTGCATACTGGAAGACGAGGATAAAGACGGCGAGCGCAGCGATATCGGCGGCAACGGAGAACTGCGTTACTCCCGTAACCGCATACTGGATCAGATCGTTCCCGTAGGTTAAGGGAGAGAGGAGCGCAATCTCCTGCCCGATCGCCGGCATGGCAGTGAGCGGGATGAACACGCCCGAGATGAAGATAAGCGGCAGGCGCACGAGGTTGAGCATCGACATCACCTCCCCCACGTTCTCGGTGGGGTAGGCGGCAAAGAGCGTCCCGAGCGTTGCAAAGCAGAACGCCGTCAGGATCATCGCCGCGGCAAGGATCGCTGCGTTGAGCACCGTCATCCTGAATACCACCAGTCCGATAGCGAGCGGGATGCAGGCGATCCCGAGGCTGTACAGAAACCCGCTCATGCTCTCCCCGATCACCAGCGTATGGAAGGAGATGGGAGCGGCAAGGAGCCGGTCGAAGGTCTTTACCCGCCGTTCTATGGGAATGGAAACAGGTTCTATCGAGGATGCCGAGAAGAGGAGCGTGATAGCGATGAGTCCCGGGATCAGGGTAACCGCCGGGGCGTTCTTCCCGATGGCAAAAGCAAGGAACATAAAGAGCGGGAAGAGGATGCCCGAGACGATGATGTTTGGCTTGAGGTAGTAGATCCTCATGTCTTTTGTTGCGATCGCCCATGCCGCGGAAAGCTCCCGGGCGATCCGGGAGTGCGCGGGTTCGTGGTTTTCAGTCGATGGCATGGACCGTACCTCCTGTTGTTTTGAGCCCGGTGATCCTGATGAAGACATCTTCGAGGGTGGGGCCGAGCGTGGTAATGCTCACCACCCGGAGCTTCCGGCTGCGGGCATAGTCCATCACCGCCTCGATGACCGTGGACGGGTCGCTTGTATAGATCCGGAACTTGTCTCCCTCCTTGATCACACTGCTGACCGTGGGAATCCGGCCCAGCGTGTCCGGCGTTCCGGCATCCGCCCGGTCAAAGGCGACCTCGATGGACTGGACACTCTGGATCGTCTTTTTGAGCCGTTCGGGAGCATCGATCGCTGCAATCGTGCCCCGGTTGATGATCGCCACCCGGTCGCACATCAGGTTTGCCTCCTCGATGTTATGGGTCGTTAAAAAGACCGTCACCCCGTCCCGCACGAGATCGGTGATGACCCCCCGGATGATCATGTTGCTCTCCACATCGAGGCCGGAGGTCGGCTCATCCAAAAAGAGCAGGCGCGGGCCGCTCACCAGGCCCATGGCAAGCGTCAGCCTGCGCTTCATCCCCTTGGAGAACCCGTGCGCCTTGCGGTCCCGGCGCCCGTACAGCCCGAAGGTGGAGAGGAGTTCTTCTGCCTTCTTTTTCCGGGTTGCGGGGTCGATATTGTAGAGCTCGGCGGCAAACATCATGTTCTGCCATGCCGTGAGATCGTCGTACACGTTCGAGGTCTCGGAGACAACCCCCATGGACTGGCGTGCGGCAATGGTGTCGTTCACGATATCGTGGCCGAAGATCGAAGCCGATCCCCCGGTGGGCGGCGAGATCCCGGTCAGGATCCGGATCGTCGTGGTCTTCCCGGCGCCGTTCGGGCCCAGGTACCCGAACGTTTCCCCCTCGTTTACGGTAAAACTCACGTCGTTGAGCGCGGCAATGTCCCGGAAACGTTTGGACAGGTGGGAGGCTTCGATCGCGTACATAAATCTGCATTACCCGGTGTAACGTTTATAGTACATCGTTTGGGATCCGGCAGGGAAGGAGACAAAAACGCATACCTTTATCCTGCAGAGGATCAATTTCATCGTAAAAGAGAAAAACCCCGGGAGAGACGATGATCTTCAAAAAGCTGCCCCGTCCTGTGTTACTGCTTCTGACCGCTGTCTGCATCTGCCTCCTTGCCGTACCGGTGGCGGCGATCTATGCCACCTCCGATATCGGGGGAACGATCACCCGGGGGCACCAGTTCACCATCGAGATCACCGGCCGGCTCAACACCCCCTACTATGTCTGGCTGACAAAGACCTGGTCGCTCAGCGGCGAGGCGGGAGACGAGCCCCCGGTCGTGGTTGCCAGCCAGTATAACGTGCAGCAGGATCCGGCCGGCGGGCCGTATACGATCGGCTCGTACAAATACTACAATGGCGGCGGGCGGACGATCCTCGACGATGTTGCGCCCACCTCGTCCCTCCTGCCCAATACCAGTTACTATGCCCTTGTCACCACCGACAATTCGGGAAAAGCGGTGGTAGCCTTTGCCACGTCCTACAATACCGCAACGCAGTCCTATTCCGTCCGGGTCGAGAACCCGACCTCGGTCAACAACGATACGCTCTTTGTGGAACGCGGGGATACGAAGGTGAACAAGGGATCGATCTCGATAGCGGCCGAGACCCGGCCGACCCGCCCGGTGACCACGGTCACGACTGTCGCGACCCCGGAAGAGACCGTAACGATACAAATCCCGGCAACCACTGTCCCGGAGACTACCGCGGTACCGTCAACGATGGCGACCCCCCGCGTCCCGCTTGACGGGCTGCTCGGTATTGCGGCAGCGGGTTGTGCCATTGCGATCTTCAGCCGGCGCTGACCTTTTTTAAAAAAACGTGGAGGCCGCAGCCCTGACAGCCGAACCAAACACCTGCACAGATCCCGGTGCAGGGCTGACCGACCGGATCCAGCGGTTCTTTACCCGGCCGTTCTTCCTCTCCCTTACTATCGGCATCCCCTTCTGCATCTTCAAGGGCCTCTTTGGCCTTGCCGCCCTCCGGGCCGGGATGGCTGCGGCCGCGCTCCCGCTCACGATCTTTGGCTGGGCGGTCATTCTCTGGGCGGTCGTGGATCTCCTCATGAATATCTGGCGCTCCCTTACCGACCTTGACCGCCGCGTGGCCGGTATCGAGTTCTGCTCCCTTGCCGAGCTGGGCCGGATCTTCCACCGGCCGGCGGTCTTTCTTGCCGTGGACACCCTCATCTCGTTTACCATCATCAGCCTGATGCTCTGGTCGGGCTGGATTGCAACGCTCACGACGCCGGAGGCGTACCTCTGGTACGCCGCAACAACGCTCAACCTGATCAGCATCTCGGTGGTCTCCCTCTATAACGAGATAAAAAAAGCAGAGCAGCCCCGGGTGTCCTGAACCGCACCTTACCGTGCCGCAAGATACCCGATCACGCCGGCTATCGTCTCCGGTGCACGGGGGAGGAGGATGTGGCAGTACTGCCTGGCCCCGGCCGCCGCTGCTGCCGGGTCGGAGGGGAGGACCAGCAGGGACGCACCCGGGAGGGCCGAGTCGCTTAAGGGAACGATCCCGTCGCCGGCGTACGTCATCTGCCAGCTCCCGTCCGGCAGCAGTTCGCAGGTCTTCCCCTCAAGGGCGGGGAAGAA contains:
- a CDS encoding helix-hairpin-helix domain-containing protein — encoded protein: MSQITPHNLFDSRGNPVVLGKKIGSGGEGDVFEIAPHRMDVLAKIYHKPLTGERQEKLRLMVSGCNDDLKEFSAWPLDLIHAGKNGHVCGFVMPRITECEPIHKVYGPSHRKEAFPNADWKFLVRTAKNLAAAFYIIHKYGYVVGDVNEGNILVTKKACVRLIDCDSFQVQTRDKVYHCEVGVPQFTPPELQKSKDFKMLRTQNHDNFGLAILIFLLLFMGRHPFSGVYKGKDDMPIERAIAEYRFAFGRSAALKAMSPPPNAVGLSIVPGEVATLFEQAFTESSLQSWGRPTANDWWNVLDALEKRLKKCNAESMHAYYSGLASCPWCALENSTGILLFLSSDSISRIDVGTEWQKVPAVKPPGPIPVISPKNYRCAPAPLSPAIARMAGLRKFGQVLAIVFAAVSALLLLLWSEGDILRILASIVPALAGVLILFLPGKDTAEKKRRKKAFEDAKYSWKLWEKKWIAEAGDAGFTVQVTALNALRAKYEAIERDYQNALVELQHTTKERQQKKFLENCYIENCTSPRLGDNRKAALRSFGIETAADIDMHTIMSIPGFDAAIANELAAWRAGQERLFVYDDKKGVSPSDIQNLIHTFQPRIRPVEREFLMGIENLHAVQQKILRNRAKFQPVIEKSARDLAQAEANFSVFTLTGKGI
- a CDS encoding ABC transporter permease, with the protein product MPSTENHEPAHSRIARELSAAWAIATKDMRIYYLKPNIIVSGILFPLFMFLAFAIGKNAPAVTLIPGLIAITLLFSASSIEPVSIPIERRVKTFDRLLAAPISFHTLVIGESMSGFLYSLGIACIPLAIGLVVFRMTVLNAAILAAAMILTAFCFATLGTLFAAYPTENVGEVMSMLNLVRLPLIFISGVFIPLTAMPAIGQEIALLSPLTYGNDLIQYAVTGVTQFSVAADIAALAVFILVFQYAANGLYKKFNE
- a CDS encoding ATP-binding cassette domain-containing protein produces the protein MYAIEASHLSKRFRDIAALNDVSFTVNEGETFGYLGPNGAGKTTTIRILTGISPPTGGSASIFGHDIVNDTIAARQSMGVVSETSNVYDDLTAWQNMMFAAELYNIDPATRKKKAEELLSTFGLYGRRDRKAHGFSKGMKRRLTLAMGLVSGPRLLFLDEPTSGLDVESNMIIRGVITDLVRDGVTVFLTTHNIEEANLMCDRVAIINRGTIAAIDAPERLKKTIQSVQSIEVAFDRADAGTPDTLGRIPTVSSVIKEGDKFRIYTSDPSTVIEAVMDYARSRKLRVVSITTLGPTLEDVFIRITGLKTTGGTVHAID
- a CDS encoding PP2C family serine/threonine-protein phosphatase, with product MSWKHLSLSVTGSSHSARNEPGQDYCRAGALRFSDRDYFVGLAADGAGSTSRGGTGAEIACETLYARILDAIRGGENLPRDPETGTVAVWITSCRDAIARRAVSDGLPLREYACTLIGVVATEGYLLCFQVGDGCIVMGDGTGYRTVFWPEQGEYANTTFFITDDAFAGHIRTEYGTTCPAEIALFTDGLQNLVLSFSTRTVHEGFFKPLFAALRKNPENGFVDLSGHLRALLSSDDVNARSDDDKTLVLAVNPSPA